From Streptomyces griseorubiginosus, one genomic window encodes:
- a CDS encoding enoyl-CoA hydratase/isomerase family protein encodes MTVNLEVAEGVGTIRLDRPPMNALDVATQDRLKELAEEATRREDVRAVVVYGGEKVFAAGADIKEMQNMDHTAMVLRARDLQDSFTAVARIPKPVVAAITGYALGGGCELALCADFRIAADNAKLGQPEILLGLIPGAGGTQRLARLVGPSKAKDLIFTGRMVKADEALTLGLVDRVVPVDEVYTQAHAWAAKLAQGPAIALRAAKESIDTGLETDIETGLAVERNWFAGLFATEDRERGMKSFVEEGPGKAKFL; translated from the coding sequence ATGACCGTGAATCTCGAAGTCGCCGAAGGCGTCGGCACCATCCGTCTCGACCGGCCGCCCATGAACGCGCTGGACGTGGCCACCCAGGACCGGCTCAAGGAGCTCGCCGAGGAGGCGACCCGGCGCGAGGACGTACGCGCGGTGGTCGTGTACGGCGGGGAGAAGGTGTTCGCGGCCGGCGCGGACATCAAGGAGATGCAGAACATGGACCACACCGCGATGGTCCTGCGCGCCCGCGACCTCCAGGACTCCTTCACGGCCGTGGCCCGCATCCCCAAGCCGGTCGTCGCGGCGATCACCGGCTACGCGCTGGGCGGCGGCTGCGAACTCGCCCTCTGCGCCGACTTCCGGATCGCCGCGGACAACGCCAAGCTGGGCCAGCCGGAGATCCTGCTCGGTCTGATCCCCGGCGCGGGCGGCACCCAGCGCCTGGCCCGGCTGGTCGGCCCGTCCAAGGCGAAGGACCTGATCTTCACGGGCCGTATGGTCAAGGCGGACGAGGCGCTGACACTGGGCCTGGTGGACCGGGTCGTCCCCGTCGACGAGGTGTACACGCAGGCGCACGCCTGGGCGGCGAAGCTCGCGCAGGGGCCGGCGATCGCGCTGCGCGCCGCGAAGGAGTCGATCGACACGGGGCTCGAGACCGACATCGAGACGGGCCTCGCGGTGGAACGGAACTGGTTCGCAGGCCTGTTCGCCACCGAGGACCGCGAGCGGGGCATGAAGAGCTTCGTCGAGGAGGGCCCCGGCAAGGCGAAATTCCTCTGA
- a CDS encoding L,D-transpeptidase, translated as MNVRPISGASVDARGRGAKGLLALILGVLLLAVTACGGGGSGSGSGSGDAKSEKGDSAAAETKQSEAVVSITPKDGAKSVDTSGVLKVGATKGKLTEVRVKDAKGTAVEGKIAADGSSWTPSTHLASGTAYTVHAVAKDSKGRTAAEDSGFTTLTPKNTFVGTFTPEDGSTVGVGMPFSLRFTRGITSPEDVEKAITVKTSPAVDVEGHWFGNDRLDFRPEQYWKEGTKVTVELRLDGVEGRKGVYGKQNKTVSFTIGRNQVSVVDAKKHTMKVTQDGRTIKTLKVTTGKPGYDTWNGQMVISEKLAVTRMNGETVGYGGEYDIKDVPHAARLTDSGTFIHGNYWGGDAFGNYNASHGCVGLRDVKGGYDSGVPAAWFFNHSLLGDVVVVKNSDDATVAPDNGLNGWNMSWEKWTA; from the coding sequence TTGAACGTGCGACCGATATCGGGGGCGTCGGTTGACGCGCGGGGGCGCGGGGCCAAGGGGTTGCTGGCGCTGATACTCGGCGTCCTGCTGCTGGCCGTGACCGCCTGCGGTGGCGGAGGATCCGGCTCCGGCTCCGGGTCCGGGGACGCCAAGAGCGAGAAGGGTGACTCGGCCGCCGCCGAGACCAAGCAGTCGGAGGCGGTCGTCTCCATCACCCCGAAGGACGGCGCGAAGTCCGTCGACACCAGCGGCGTCCTCAAGGTCGGCGCCACCAAGGGCAAGTTGACCGAGGTGCGGGTCAAGGACGCCAAGGGCACCGCGGTGGAGGGGAAGATAGCCGCGGACGGCTCCTCCTGGACGCCGTCCACCCATCTCGCCTCCGGCACCGCCTACACGGTGCACGCGGTCGCGAAGGACTCCAAGGGCCGTACGGCCGCCGAGGACTCCGGCTTCACCACCCTGACTCCCAAGAACACCTTCGTCGGCACCTTCACGCCCGAGGACGGCTCGACCGTCGGCGTCGGAATGCCGTTCTCCCTCCGCTTCACCCGGGGCATCACCAGCCCCGAGGACGTCGAGAAGGCCATCACGGTCAAGACCTCGCCGGCCGTCGACGTCGAGGGCCACTGGTTCGGCAACGACCGTCTGGACTTCCGCCCCGAGCAGTACTGGAAGGAAGGCACCAAGGTCACCGTCGAGCTCCGCCTCGACGGCGTCGAGGGGCGCAAGGGCGTCTACGGCAAGCAGAACAAGACCGTCTCCTTCACCATCGGCCGCAACCAGGTCTCCGTCGTGGACGCCAAGAAGCACACGATGAAGGTCACCCAGGACGGCAGGACCATCAAGACCCTCAAGGTCACCACCGGCAAGCCCGGCTACGACACCTGGAACGGCCAGATGGTCATCAGCGAGAAGCTCGCGGTGACCCGGATGAACGGCGAAACGGTCGGCTACGGCGGCGAGTACGACATCAAGGACGTCCCGCACGCGGCCCGCCTCACCGACTCCGGCACCTTCATCCACGGCAACTACTGGGGCGGCGACGCCTTCGGCAACTACAACGCCAGCCACGGCTGCGTGGGCCTGCGCGACGTCAAGGGCGGCTACGACAGCGGGGTGCCGGCGGCCTGGTTCTTCAACCACTCCCTGCTCGGCGACGTGGTGGTCGTGAAGAACTCCGACGACGCGACGGTCGCCCCGGACAACGGGCTCAACGGCTGGAACATGTCGTGGGAGAAGTGGACGGCGTAG
- a CDS encoding MerR family transcriptional regulator: MIEDGTGLFTIGELARATGLTVRTIRYWSDEGVLGPVTRSAGGYRLYDTESVARLELIRTLRELGLGLDVVRQVVAGEKDLASVAAAHVAALDAQIRSLKVTRAVLSTVARRGSTAEEMTLMNKLARLSAAERQRIVDDFVEETFSGLDTADPVIRDRLRRIGVDLPDDPTPEQVDAWVELAELLRKEDFRAAMRRMIEFNAAGRGPDTPAGTSMWFIRRLVELVGDAMARGTAPEDPEADALLDELLGEGTDRAAVLERIDLGQEVARYRELAAVISGAPEPPRYQAEFSWVVAALRARTGG, translated from the coding sequence ATGATCGAAGACGGCACCGGCCTTTTCACCATCGGCGAGCTGGCCCGGGCCACCGGACTGACCGTGCGGACCATCCGCTACTGGTCCGACGAGGGCGTCCTCGGCCCGGTGACCCGCTCCGCCGGCGGCTACCGGCTCTACGACACCGAGTCCGTCGCCCGTCTGGAGCTGATCCGCACGCTGCGGGAACTGGGCCTCGGGCTGGACGTCGTACGTCAGGTGGTCGCCGGCGAGAAGGACCTCGCCTCCGTGGCAGCCGCGCACGTGGCGGCCCTGGACGCGCAGATCCGGTCGCTGAAGGTGACCCGGGCGGTGCTGTCGACCGTGGCGCGACGCGGTTCGACCGCGGAGGAGATGACACTCATGAACAAGCTGGCACGGCTGTCCGCCGCCGAGCGGCAGCGGATCGTGGACGACTTCGTGGAGGAGACCTTCAGCGGGCTGGACACCGCCGACCCGGTGATCCGGGACCGGCTGCGCCGGATCGGCGTCGACCTGCCCGACGACCCGACCCCCGAGCAGGTCGACGCCTGGGTCGAGCTGGCCGAGCTGCTGCGGAAGGAGGACTTCCGGGCAGCGATGCGCAGGATGATCGAGTTCAACGCGGCCGGCCGGGGCCCCGACACCCCGGCCGGCACCTCGATGTGGTTCATCCGGCGGCTGGTCGAGCTGGTCGGGGACGCCATGGCGCGCGGCACGGCACCCGAGGACCCCGAGGCGGACGCCCTGCTCGACGAACTGCTGGGGGAGGGGACGGACCGGGCGGCGGTGCTGGAACGCATCGACCTGGGCCAGGAGGTCGCCCGCTACCGGGAGTTGGCCGCCGTCATCTCCGGCGCGCCCGAGCCACCGAGGTACCAGGCGGAGTTCTCCTGGGTGGTCGCCGCGCTGCGGGCCAGGACCGGCGGCTAA
- a CDS encoding YncE family protein, whose translation MPRTLAQRALIACAALAVLAACGTETKDGATEALGTKAAVPAPVKPVKPVRKRVQGLPGMPPVLDPKDVYAADRPNRLSPVVKDFPSRVYVPNTESDTVSVIDPKTYQVVETLHVGRQPQHVVPSWDMKTLWVNNNRGHTLTPIDPSTGKAGEPVEVHDPYNLYFTPNGRYAVVMASLDRELVFRDPHTMERRKTVPVSCYGVNHADFSLDGRYFIVSCEFSGELLKVDTEKMKVIGQQKLPFDGAMPQDVKVSPDGKRFYVADMMADGMWVLDGDTFGKPTLLPTGRGTHGLYVSRDSREMYVSNRGEGTVSVFDFTRNRITRKWHLPQGGSPDMGGVSADGKVLWLSGRYNSEVYAIDTRTGEQLARIKVGSGPHGLAVYPQPGRYSLGHTGIFR comes from the coding sequence ATGCCCCGCACCCTCGCCCAGCGCGCTCTGATCGCCTGTGCCGCCCTCGCCGTCCTCGCCGCCTGCGGCACCGAGACCAAGGACGGGGCGACCGAGGCCCTCGGCACCAAGGCCGCCGTCCCCGCCCCGGTGAAGCCGGTGAAACCCGTGCGGAAGCGGGTCCAGGGGCTGCCCGGGATGCCGCCCGTGCTCGACCCGAAGGACGTGTACGCCGCCGACCGCCCGAACCGGCTCTCGCCCGTGGTGAAGGACTTCCCGTCCCGGGTCTACGTCCCGAACACCGAGTCCGACACCGTCTCCGTCATCGACCCGAAGACGTACCAGGTCGTCGAGACCCTCCATGTCGGGCGGCAGCCCCAACACGTCGTGCCGTCCTGGGACATGAAGACGCTGTGGGTCAACAACAACCGCGGGCACACCCTCACCCCGATCGACCCGAGCACCGGGAAGGCGGGCGAGCCGGTCGAGGTGCACGACCCCTACAACCTGTACTTCACGCCGAACGGCAGGTACGCCGTGGTGATGGCCTCCCTGGACCGGGAGCTCGTCTTCCGCGACCCGCACACCATGGAGCGCAGGAAGACGGTCCCGGTCAGCTGCTACGGCGTCAACCACGCCGACTTCTCCCTGGACGGCCGGTACTTCATCGTCTCCTGCGAGTTCAGCGGGGAACTGCTGAAGGTCGACACCGAGAAGATGAAGGTGATCGGGCAGCAGAAGCTGCCCTTCGACGGGGCCATGCCGCAGGACGTCAAGGTCTCGCCCGACGGGAAGCGGTTCTACGTCGCCGACATGATGGCCGACGGGATGTGGGTCCTGGACGGCGACACCTTCGGCAAGCCGACCCTGCTGCCCACCGGCAGGGGCACCCACGGCCTGTACGTCAGCCGCGACTCCCGCGAGATGTACGTCTCCAACCGCGGCGAAGGGACCGTGTCCGTCTTCGACTTCACCCGGAACAGGATCACCAGGAAGTGGCACCTGCCCCAGGGCGGCAGTCCCGACATGGGCGGCGTCTCCGCCGACGGCAAGGTCCTGTGGCTCTCCGGCCGCTACAACTCCGAGGTCTACGCCATCGACACCCGCACCGGAGAACAGCTCGCCCGCATCAAGGTCGGCAGCGGCCCGCACGGCCTCGCGGTGTACCCCCAGCCGGGCCGCTACTCCCTCGGCCACACCGGGATCTTCCGCTGA
- a CDS encoding ATP-binding protein, which yields MAGLEGFEQPRGDGRATAARWSPAVEDEHALKALELFGNPTEAEVPLPSRPESAAAARRLTQVIVLRQWGLTPKMTEDAVLLVSELVGNAVRHTGARVFGLRMRRRRGWIRIEVRDPSRGLPCLMPVQEMDVSGRGLFLVDKLSDRWGVDLLPRGKTTWFEMRVADR from the coding sequence ATGGCGGGGCTGGAGGGTTTCGAACAGCCGCGGGGAGACGGTCGTGCGACGGCGGCGCGCTGGTCTCCGGCGGTCGAGGACGAGCACGCACTGAAGGCGCTCGAACTGTTCGGAAACCCCACCGAGGCGGAGGTCCCGCTGCCCTCCCGGCCGGAGTCCGCGGCGGCCGCCCGGCGCCTGACCCAGGTGATCGTGCTGCGTCAGTGGGGGCTGACTCCCAAGATGACGGAGGACGCGGTCTTACTCGTGTCCGAACTCGTCGGCAACGCCGTACGGCACACGGGCGCGCGGGTGTTCGGCCTGCGCATGCGGCGCCGGCGGGGGTGGATCCGGATAGAGGTACGCGATCCCTCCCGGGGGCTGCCCTGTCTGATGCCGGTGCAGGAGATGGACGTCAGCGGACGGGGGCTGTTCCTCGTCGACAAGCTGTCCGACCGGTGGGGGGTCGATCTGCTGCCCCGCGGCAAGACGACCTGGTTCGAGATGCGGGTGGCCGACCGCTAG
- a CDS encoding GNAT family N-acetyltransferase: protein METLRDILDAAARGVFPPADGGTTVVPQAGHRDAGVLSFTAHSVVFTDEDPAWVHATLRGLDCDALAATMNPRFLTALQDRTGRRSETIDVMLVADPLPGEPPLPLKEIEDANHPRIAYARRRRDDIRAWTADGGVLVTGRGVGGRLEVSVEVDEAVRQRGLGRALVTAARHLTAEPLWAQVSPGNARSLRAFQAAGYHPVGAEAVLLAPGRVTGPPR, encoded by the coding sequence ATGGAGACTTTGCGGGACATTCTCGATGCGGCGGCCCGTGGTGTCTTCCCGCCCGCGGACGGCGGCACCACGGTCGTTCCGCAGGCCGGCCACCGGGACGCGGGTGTCCTCTCCTTCACGGCCCACTCGGTCGTCTTCACCGACGAGGACCCCGCGTGGGTCCACGCCACCCTGCGCGGCCTGGACTGCGACGCGCTGGCCGCGACCATGAACCCGCGCTTCCTGACGGCCCTCCAGGACCGGACCGGGCGCAGGTCGGAGACCATCGACGTGATGCTGGTCGCCGACCCCCTGCCGGGCGAACCCCCGCTCCCGCTGAAGGAGATCGAGGACGCGAACCACCCCCGTATCGCCTACGCCCGCAGGCGCCGCGACGACATCCGCGCGTGGACTGCCGACGGCGGGGTGCTGGTGACGGGACGCGGTGTGGGCGGCCGCCTGGAGGTCTCGGTCGAGGTCGACGAGGCCGTACGGCAGCGGGGCCTGGGCCGCGCCCTGGTGACCGCGGCCCGCCACCTGACCGCGGAGCCCCTGTGGGCCCAGGTCTCCCCCGGCAACGCCCGCAGCCTGCGCGCCTTCCAGGCGGCGGGCTACCACCCGGTGGGCGCGGAAGCGGTGCTGCTGGCACCTGGACGGGTCACCGGCCCACCTCGGTGA
- a CDS encoding polysaccharide deacetylase family protein — protein MGRVTATDRRAVLLATAGLTLAAGCATRSAVAHPAHSAGSAPPLPAQLTHGPRDRPRVALTFHGAGDPAVARALLTEAEQRGARVTVLAVGSWLDTHPDLARRILDGGHDLGNHTLNHLDINAMSEAEARQEITGCAERIRRLTGSVGSWFRPSRTPTASPLVVRLAQEAGYPHVLSYDVDSLDFTSPSAAAVARKVLAEIREGSVVSLHFGYADTVAALPVVLEELDRRGLAAVTTTELFS, from the coding sequence ATGGGGCGGGTGACCGCTACCGATCGCCGGGCCGTGCTGCTCGCCACCGCTGGGCTCACGTTGGCCGCGGGGTGTGCGACCAGGAGTGCCGTCGCTCATCCCGCCCACTCCGCCGGCAGCGCCCCACCCCTCCCCGCCCAGCTCACCCACGGCCCCCGCGACCGCCCCCGTGTCGCCCTCACCTTCCACGGCGCCGGTGATCCCGCCGTCGCCCGCGCGCTCCTCACCGAGGCCGAGCAGCGCGGCGCCCGGGTCACCGTGCTCGCCGTGGGCAGCTGGCTCGACACGCACCCCGACCTCGCCCGCCGGATCCTCGACGGCGGGCACGACCTCGGCAACCACACCCTCAACCACCTCGACATCAACGCGATGTCCGAGGCCGAGGCGCGTCAGGAGATCACCGGCTGCGCCGAGCGGATCCGGCGGCTCACCGGCTCCGTCGGAAGCTGGTTCCGGCCCTCCCGTACGCCCACCGCCTCACCCCTCGTCGTCCGGCTGGCCCAGGAGGCCGGCTACCCGCACGTCCTGTCCTACGACGTCGACTCCCTCGACTTCACCTCGCCCAGCGCCGCCGCCGTCGCCCGCAAGGTCCTCGCCGAGATCCGCGAAGGGTCCGTGGTGAGCCTGCACTTCGGGTACGCCGACACGGTCGCCGCGCTCCCCGTCGTACTGGAAGAACTCGACCGGCGCGGCCTGGCCGCGGTGACCACCACGGAGTTGTTCAGCTGA